One genomic segment of Vidua macroura isolate BioBank_ID:100142 unplaced genomic scaffold, ASM2450914v1 whyUn_scaffold_107, whole genome shotgun sequence includes these proteins:
- the TIMELESS gene encoding protein timeless homolog isoform X4, with protein MDWYMMNCELLATCSALGYLEGDVYHREPDCLESVKDLIRYLRHEDESRDVRQQLGAAQILQNDLLPILVQYPQEKVLFDAVIRLMVNLTQPALLCFGKVPADATSRHHFLQVLSYLQAYKEAFASEKVFVVLSEKLYNLLQLDWEQRQEEDTLLIERILLLVRNVLHVPPDPTEEQGVDGDASVHDRVLWALHISGMDDLLKFLASAQVEQQWALHVLEIISLMFRDQSPEELAALGQGTAGAEHREDMQELETLRQRELAEKRTRARQRPSRHSRFGGSYVLQGVKSIGDRDVVFHKGLHNLKSYTHDLGKEPRRLPRRRQAAPEAEPSRRSARNVRLFLRHFCQDFLEGCYNRLMLLVKDQLVREKAQQHDETYYLWATAFFMAFNRLHGFRPELVSETVGVRAFHFIEQNLTTYYEMALMDKKEATTWAHRMHLALKAYQELLRTVQEMDRSPEQAVRDSSQVIKSNIFYLMEYRELFLTLFRKFDETKQPRSFLRDLVETAHLFLRMLERFCRGRANLVVQSKRVRRKKKKKPHVPEAPAPPSAAELEQLWEGLAPQVQACLEGEVPLPEDMVPFDAASETPVEEQRAEAVLRIQECLRDSRVPQALQLLRSAREVWPEGDVFGSADVGPPEETQLLREILVAPLPRNAPAEPEEPEEEEEEDEEEEEQTLQVSEKEFNFLDYLKRFACAPVVRALVLLLRGYARNSAHTNHCAARLLHRLARDLHMEPLLFQLSLFALFHRLLSDPAAAAHQELVTLAKFILGKFFALAATNKKAFVELLFWKSPAIVCEMTKGYGSLQEGEGTTRSRVPPWTPQEEQELRELYWKYKEVEGGDIIAAILAHLPTPGRTRKQVVKQLVRMGLASSAKDFPRERKGTRIVLWTQEQEEELTRLFEEFHGSDDVLGNIMKHLTARRSRARVVEKLLGLGLVAERKELYKKRRRKSHGPGPGQAATGVPAMPAQDSSGDDEDSEEEEEEDEDEAEEGRMEEHWVPQEGAGQDLAQRLHREGLAGPLRWLENCLRRAAGDREEDGVSHPVPLVPLTEENEDAMEDRRFRSLLRQLGLRPPASEQESFWRIPAALTPQQLRRAAASIAHRGPSGSPQEVSEPPGCPQDPAPEPLPAGLGSDSESEEPVPVPVPSPVQPRTKRRRELASEDEDEDGGSSGTRLAPPAPRSEEDEEEEEDPQPRGRRKRIRCVEEEEEED; from the exons ATGGACTGGTACATGATGAACTGCGAGCTCCTGGCCacctgcagtgccctgggctACCTGGAGGGCGACGTGTACCACCGGGAGCCCGACTGCCTGG agAGCGTCAAGGACCTGATCCGGTACCTGCGCCACGAGGATGAGAGCCGGGACGTGCggcagcagctgggggcagCCCAAATCCTGCAGAACGACCTCCTGCCCATCCTGGTGCAGTACCCCCAGGAAAAAGTGCTCTTCGATGCTGTCATCAG GTTGATGGTGAACCTGACGCAGCCCgccctgctctgctttgggaaGGTGCCAGCAGATGCCACCTCCCGCCACCACTTCCTCCAGGTGCTGTCCTACCTGCAGGCCTACAAGGAG GCTTTTGCCAGCGAGAAGGTGTTTGTGGTGCTCAGTGAGAAGCTCTACAACCTCCTGCAGCTG GATTGGGAGCAGCGGCAGGAGGAGGACACACTGCTGATCGAGAggatcctgctgctggtgcGCAACGTGCTGCACGTGCCCCCAGACCCCACGGAGGAGCAG GGTGTGGACGGTGACGCCAGCGTGCACGACCGGGTGCTGTGGGCGCTGCACATCAGCGGGATGGACGACCTGCTCAAATTCCTGGCCAGCGCCCAGGTGGAGCAGCAGTGGGCTCTGCACGTCCTGGAGATCATCTCCCTCATGTTCCGTGACCAg agcccagaggagctggcggcgctgggacaggggacagcaggggccgagcacagggaggacatgcaggagctggagaccttgaggcagagagagctggcagagaagaGAACCCGGGCACGGCAGCGCCCATCCAG GCATTCCCGCTTTGGTGGCTCCTACGTCCTGCAGGGCGTCAAGTCCATCGGGGACCGGGACGTGGTGTTCCACAAAGGGCTGCACAAC ctgaagagCTACACCCACGACCTGGGCAAGGAGCCCCGGCGGCTGCCCCGGCGCCGCCAGGCCGCCCCCGAGGCCGAGCCCTCGCGCCGCTCCGCCCGCAACGTCCGGCTCTTCCTGCGCCACTTCTGCCAGGACTTCCTGGAGGGCTGCTACAACCGCCTGATGCTGCTGGTcaag GACCAGCTGGTGCGGGAGAAGGCTCAGCAGCACGATGAGACCTATTACCTGTGGGCCACCGCCTTCTTCATGGCCTTCAACCGGCTCCACGGCTTCCGGCCCGAGCTGGTGTCCGAGACCGTGGGGGTCCGAGCCTTCCACTTCATCGAGCAGAACCTCACCACCTATTACGAGATGGCACTGATGGACAAGAAGGAGGCGACAACCTGGGCCCACAG GATGCACTTGGCCCTGAAGGCGTACCAGGAGCTGCTGCGGACGGTGCAGGAGATGGATCGCTCGCCGGAGCAGGCGGTGCGGGACAGCAGCCAGGTCATCAAGA GCAACATCTTCTACCTGATGGAATACCGGGAGCTCTTCCTCACGCTCTTCCGCAAGTTCGACGAGACCAAGCAGCCGCGCAGCTTCCTGCGGGACCTGGTGGAGACGGCCCACCTCTTCCTCCGCATGCTGGAGCGCTTCTGCCGCGGCCGTGCCAACCTCGTGGTGCAG AGCAAACGTGTGcggaggaagaagaagaagaagcctCATGTGCCTGAggcccccgccccgcccagCGCCgcggagctggagcagctgtgggaaggaTTGGCCCCGCAGGTCCAGGCCTGCCTGGAG ggCGAGGTGCCCCTCCCCGAGGACATGGTGCCCTTCGACGCCGCCTCGGAGACGCCGGTGGAGGAGCAGCGCGCGGAGGCTGTGCTGCGGATCCAGGAGTGCCTGCGGGATTCCCGCGtgccccaggccctgcagctgctgcgcTCAGCCAG ggaggtCTGGCCCGAAGGGGATGTGTTTGGATCCGCGGACGTGGGGCCGCCCGAGGAGACGCAGCTGCTTCGGGAGATCCTCGTCGCTCCCCTGCCCA GGAACGCACCCGCCGAGCCCGAAGAGccggaggaagaggaagaggaggacgaggaagaagaggagcagACCCTGCAGGTGTCGGAGAAGGAATTCAACTTCCTCGACTACCTGAAGCG GTTCGCCTGTGCCCCCGTGGTGCGGgcgctggtgctgctgctgcggggGTACGCGCGGAACAGCGCCCACACCAACCACTGCGCCGCGCGCCTGCTGCACCGCCTGGCCCGCGACCTGCACATGGAGCCCCTGCTCTTCCAGCTCTCCCTCTTCGCCCTCTTCCACCGCCTGCTCAGCGaccccgcggccgccgcgcaCCAG gagtTGGTGACCTTGGCCAAGTTCATTCTGGGCAAGTTCTTTGCGCTGGCGGCCACCAACAAAAAGGCTTTTGTGGAGCTGCTCTTCTGGAAGAGCCCGGCCATCGTCTGTGAGATGACCAAAGGCTACGGCTCcctgcaggagggagaggg gacCACCCGGAGCCGGGTGCCCCCCTGGACCcctcaggaggagcaggagctgcggGAGCTGTACTGGAAGTACAAGGAGGTGGAAG GTGGGGACATCATTGCTGCCATCCTGGCCCATCTCCCGACGCCCGGGCGGACGCGGAAGCAGGTGGTGAAGCAGCTGGTGCGGATGGGGCtggccagcagtgccaaggACTTCCCGCGGGAGAG GAAGGGCACCCGCATCGTGCTGTGGacgcaggagcaggaggaggagctgaCGCGGCTCTTTGAGGAGTTCCACGGCTCGGACG ACGTCCTGGGGAACATCATGAAGCACCTGACGGCGCGGCGCTCGCGGGCTCGCGTggtggagaagctgctggggctggggctggtggccgAACGCAAGGAGCTGTACAAGAAACGCCGGAGGAAGAGCCACGGCCCCGGTCCCGGGCAG GCTGCCACAGGTGTCCCGGCCATGCCAGCCCAGGACAGCTCAGGAGATGATGAGGACagcgaggaggaggaagaggaggatgaggatgaagcAGAGGAAGGCCGCATGGAGGAGCACTGGGTGCCCCAggaaggggctgggcaggacctgGCGCAGCGCCTGCATCGGGAAG ggctggccgGGCCCCTGCGGTGGCTGGAGAACTGCCTGCGGAGGGCGGCGGGGGACCGCGAGGAGGACG GCGTGTCCCACCCGGTGCCGCTGGTGCCGCTGACGGAGGAGAACGAGGATGCCATGGAGGACCGGCGCTTCCGGAGCCTGCTGCGGCAGCTGGGGCTGCGGCCCCCCGCCAGCGAGCAG GAATCCTTCTGGCGCATCCCGGCTGCCCTCACCCCGCAGCAGCTCCGGCGCGCGGCCGCCTCCATCGCCCACCGTGGCCCCTCAGGGTCCCCCCAGGAGGTGTCAGAGCCACCCGGGTGCCCCCAGGACCCGGCTCCAG AgccgctgccggcggggctgggaTCAGACTCGGAGAG CGAGGAgcccgtccctgtccccgtccccagcCCGGTGCAGCCACGCACCAAGAGGCGCCGGGAGCTCGCCAGCGAGGACGAGGATGAGGATGGTGGGAGCTCAG GCACCAGGCTggcccccccagctccccgctccgaggaagatgaggaggaggaggaggatccACAGCCCCGGGGGCGGCGGAAGCGCATCCGCTGcgtggaagaggaagaggaggaggactGA